From one Synechocystis sp. PCC 6803 substr. PCC-P genomic stretch:
- a CDS encoding TrkA family potassium uptake protein: MKTSHFLSLIRQEKRQFAVIGLGRFGRAVCETLHVNGYEVLGIDQDPKLVAEVLADRVVGNAISLDSTDDTALREAGIFEIETVIVAIGNYLKESIITCLNLKEGGVKSVVAKVSSDTHEKILKRLGVDLIIFPEHKAGQDLAYTLTTPAIVDRFKLDPNNSIVEILVPEEFCDKTLAELQLRKNHGVSVLAVGHEEKFKINPPPQERLHRGMILVLLGSNEDIGRLV, encoded by the coding sequence ATGAAAACTAGTCATTTTCTCAGTTTAATTCGCCAGGAAAAACGGCAATTTGCGGTGATTGGCCTGGGTCGGTTTGGTCGGGCAGTGTGCGAAACTCTCCATGTCAATGGCTATGAGGTGTTGGGCATTGACCAAGATCCCAAACTGGTGGCGGAAGTGTTGGCGGATCGGGTGGTGGGTAACGCCATTAGTCTCGATTCCACCGATGATACGGCCCTACGGGAGGCTGGCATTTTTGAGATTGAAACGGTGATTGTGGCGATTGGTAATTACCTCAAAGAAAGTATCATTACCTGTCTTAACCTCAAGGAAGGGGGCGTAAAATCGGTTGTAGCTAAGGTTTCTTCCGACACCCACGAAAAAATCCTCAAGCGCCTGGGGGTTGATTTAATTATTTTTCCCGAGCACAAAGCCGGCCAAGATTTAGCCTATACTCTCACCACCCCGGCGATCGTTGACCGGTTTAAGTTAGATCCCAACAACAGCATTGTAGAAATTCTCGTCCCCGAAGAATTTTGTGATAAAACCTTGGCCGAACTGCAACTGCGCAAAAACCATGGCGTCAGTGTTCTGGCAGTGGGCCATGAAGAAAAATTTAAAATTAACCCCCCTCCTCAGGAACGATTACACCGGGGGATGATTCTAGTCCTCCTAGGTTCTAACGAAGACATCGGCCGCCTAGTTTAG
- the purE gene encoding 5-(carboxyamino)imidazole ribonucleotide mutase, translating into MTSPSPLVGIIMGSDSDLPTMAAAIAVCEEFAVPTEVAIISAHRTPERMVEYAQTAHQRGLRIIIAGAGGAAHLPGMVAALTPLPVIGVPVQTKTLQGVDSLYSIVQMPGGIPVATVAIGNAKNAGLLAVQILASHNPVLLEKVQQYRQSLETMVLDKQAELERLGYRAYLDQQNQ; encoded by the coding sequence ATGACTTCCCCCTCTCCCCTGGTCGGCATCATCATGGGAAGCGATTCCGATCTCCCCACCATGGCAGCGGCGATCGCCGTCTGTGAAGAATTTGCCGTACCAACGGAGGTGGCCATTATCTCTGCCCATCGCACCCCGGAAAGAATGGTGGAGTATGCCCAAACTGCCCACCAGCGGGGCTTGCGGATAATTATTGCCGGGGCTGGGGGAGCGGCCCATTTACCGGGCATGGTGGCGGCCCTGACCCCTTTACCAGTCATCGGTGTGCCGGTGCAGACTAAAACCTTACAGGGAGTGGATTCCCTCTATTCCATTGTGCAAATGCCGGGGGGAATACCTGTAGCTACCGTGGCGATCGGTAATGCCAAAAATGCGGGGTTATTGGCGGTGCAAATACTGGCTAGCCATAATCCCGTGCTGTTGGAAAAAGTACAGCAATATCGCCAAAGTCTAGAAACCATGGTTTTGGACAAACAAGCGGAGTTGGAGCGACTGGGCTACAGGGCCTATCTGGACCAGCAAAATCAGTGA
- a CDS encoding single-stranded DNA-binding protein, giving the protein MSVNSIHLVGRAGRDPEVKYFESGNVVCNFTLAVNRRTSKKDEPPDWFDLEIWGKTAEIAGNYVKKGSLIGIQGSLKFDHWEDRNSGTPRSKPVIRVNNLDLLGSKRDNAEATMNNYPEEF; this is encoded by the coding sequence ATGTCAGTGAACAGCATCCATTTGGTGGGAAGGGCCGGCCGTGACCCTGAAGTTAAATATTTTGAGTCCGGTAATGTAGTTTGTAACTTCACCCTGGCGGTGAATCGACGCACAAGCAAAAAGGATGAACCCCCCGATTGGTTTGACCTGGAAATTTGGGGTAAAACTGCTGAAATAGCCGGTAACTACGTCAAAAAAGGCAGTTTGATTGGTATCCAAGGATCGTTAAAGTTTGACCATTGGGAAGACCGGAACTCCGGTACTCCTCGTTCCAAGCCAGTGATCCGGGTCAATAATTTGGATTTACTCGGCTCTAAGCGGGACAACGCCGAAGCCACCATGAATAATTACCCCGAAGAGTTCTAA
- the argF gene encoding ornithine carbamoyltransferase, with product MGIKALAGRDLLAIADLTIEEMKSLLQLAADLKSGVLKPHCRKILGLLFYKASTRTRVSFTAAMYQLGGQVLDLNPSVTQVGRGEPIQDTARVLDRYIDILAVRTFKQTDLQTFADHAKMPIINALSDLEHPCQILADLQTIKECFGKLEGLTVTYLGDGNNVAHSLILGGVMMGMTVRVATPKNYEPLAEIVQQAQQIAAPGGKVELTDDPKAAAQGSHILYTDVWASMGQEDLADSRIPIFQPYQINQELLALADPEAIVLHCLPAHRGEEITDAVMEGPQSRLWDQAENRMHAQKALMVALLGLV from the coding sequence ATGGGCATTAAGGCGTTGGCGGGCAGGGATCTATTGGCGATCGCCGATTTGACCATCGAAGAGATGAAATCACTCTTGCAGTTGGCGGCGGATCTTAAATCCGGTGTGCTCAAGCCCCACTGTCGGAAAATTCTCGGTTTACTGTTTTACAAAGCCTCCACCCGTACCAGGGTTTCCTTCACCGCGGCCATGTATCAACTGGGAGGGCAGGTATTGGATTTAAACCCCAGCGTGACCCAAGTGGGTCGGGGAGAGCCGATTCAGGATACCGCTAGGGTATTAGACCGCTACATTGATATCCTGGCGGTGCGGACTTTCAAACAGACAGATCTGCAAACCTTTGCTGACCATGCCAAAATGCCCATCATCAATGCCCTGAGCGACTTGGAGCATCCCTGCCAAATTTTGGCCGATTTACAAACCATCAAGGAATGTTTCGGCAAATTGGAAGGCTTAACGGTGACTTATCTAGGGGACGGCAACAATGTCGCCCATTCCCTCATTCTCGGTGGGGTAATGATGGGCATGACGGTGCGGGTGGCTACCCCGAAGAACTATGAACCCTTGGCAGAAATTGTTCAACAAGCCCAACAAATTGCGGCTCCAGGGGGAAAAGTGGAACTAACCGACGATCCCAAAGCCGCCGCCCAGGGAAGTCATATCCTCTACACCGATGTGTGGGCCAGCATGGGCCAGGAAGATTTAGCCGACAGTCGCATTCCCATTTTCCAGCCCTACCAGATTAACCAAGAACTCCTTGCCTTGGCCGATCCCGAAGCCATTGTGCTCCACTGTCTGCCGGCTCACCGGGGGGAAGAAATTACTGACGCTGTTATGGAAGGCCCGCAATCCCGACTGTGGGACCAAGCGGAAAATCGCATGCACGCCCAAAAAGCCCTCATGGTGGCCCTTTTGGGTTTAGTTTAA